In Callospermophilus lateralis isolate mCalLat2 chromosome 10, mCalLat2.hap1, whole genome shotgun sequence, a single genomic region encodes these proteins:
- the Ghsr gene encoding growth hormone secretagogue receptor type 1 — protein sequence MWNATPSGEPEPNLTLADLDWDALPTNDSLVDELLPLFPAPLLAGVTATCVALFVVGIAGNLLTMLVVSRFRELRTTTNLYLSSMAFSDLLIFLCMPLDLVRLWQYRPWNFGDLLCKLFQFVSESCTYATVLTITALSVERYFAICFPLRAKVVVTKGRVKLVILVIWAVAFCSAGPIFVLVGVEHENGTDPRDTNECRATEFAVRSGLLTVMVWVSSVFFFLPVFCLTVLYSLIGRKLWRRRRGDAAVGASLRDKNHKQTVKMLAVVVFAFILCWLPFHVGRYLFSKSFEPGSLDIAQISQYCNLVSFVLFYLSAAINPILYNIMSKKYRVAVLKLLGFSSFPQRKLSTLKDESSRAWTKSSINT from the exons ATGTGGAACGCGACGCCAAGCGGGGAACCGGAGCCCAACCTCACGCTGGCGGACCTGGACTGGGATGCTCTCCCCACTAACGACTCCCTGGTCGACGAGCTACTGCCGCTCTTCCCCGCGCCGCTGCTGGCGGGCGTCACAGCTACCTGTGTGGCGCTCTTCGTGGTGGGCATCGCGGGCAACCTGCTCACCATGCTGGTGGTGTCGCGCTTTCGGGAACTGCGCACTACTACCAACCTCTACCTGTCCAGCATGGCCTTCTCGGACCTGCTCATCTTCCTCTGCATGCCCCTTGACCTCGTCCGCCTCTGGCAATACCGGCCCTGGAACTTTGGCGACCTGCTCTGCAAACTCTTCCAGTTCGTCAGCGAGAGCTGCACCTATGCCACGGTGCTCACCATCACAGCGCTGAGCGTCGAGCGCTACTTCGCTATCTGCTTCCCTCTGCGCGCCAAGGTGGTGGTCACCAAGGGCCGGGTAAAGCTGGTCATCTTGGTCATCTGGGCCGTGGCCTTCTGCAGCGCCGGACCCATCTTTGTATTAGTCGGGGTGGAGCACGAGAATGGCACCGACCCTCGGGATACCAACGAGTGCCGCGCCACCGAGTTCGCGGTGCGCTCCGGACTGCTCACAGTCATGGTGTGGGTATCCAGCGTCTTCTTCTTTCTGCCTGTCTTTTGCCTAACTGTCCTCTACAGTCTCATCGGCAGGAAGCTGTGGCGGAGGAGGCGCGGAGATGCAGCGGTGGGCGCCTCGCTCAGAGATAAGAACCACAAGCAAACTGTGAAAATGCTGG CTGTAGTGGTGTTTGCTTTCATCCTCTGCTGGCTGCCCTTCCACGTGGGGAGGTATTTATTTTCCAAATCCTTTGAGCCGGGCTCCCTGGATATTGCTCAGATCAGCCAGTACTGCAACCTCGTGTCCTTCGTCCTCTTCTACCTCAGCGCGGCCATCAACCCCATTCTGTACAACATCATGTCCAAGAAGTACCGGGTAGCGGTGTTGAAACTTCTGGGATTTAGTTCCTTCCCCCAGAGAAAGCTCTCCACTCTGAAGGATGAAAGTTCCCGGGCCTGGACAAAATCTAGTATTAATACTTGA